From Novipirellula galeiformis, the proteins below share one genomic window:
- a CDS encoding TIGR03000 domain-containing protein, with the protein MRYFQVLTIAASVVAFSSLPNSVQAGGSYGGSYGSSGGSYGSSGGSHGSSGGYTSSSHGSSGGGLLSGWRSRRGGSSGGSSGGSSGGSSGGASWSSSGGSSGGSSGGSSGGYSSASVSYAGSSGGSSGGRVGPIRRLFAHIGSKRSSQGSSGGSSGGSSGGSSGGYAVSYGSHGSSGGSSGGGHVHYARYSMSSGGSSGGSSGGSSGGVYSTYSSPVIHSHSHGVDVGYESPMVESSYETYSTPIEGTIIDGGFDSGTVIDSVPVEGAPLGAETINDSTRYESAKPKLDDDSAMLTVAVPSDAKVTVNGHATTSEGNLRQFMSRGLKDGYVYTYVVNVDYTIDGEKQSDSKEVKLRLGDVEQLVFDVTDKKSDSESTEKSDAIVTVVKLHVPADAQVTLAGNDTDGKGSVRTFRTNQLKVGEQWAGYTVRVTSTVNGEAVSKEQTVDVIAGGTTELVFDFKDSSLAQR; encoded by the coding sequence ATGAGGTATTTCCAAGTATTGACCATCGCAGCGTCGGTGGTTGCTTTCTCTAGCTTGCCGAACTCGGTTCAGGCAGGTGGTTCGTACGGTGGCAGCTACGGTTCATCCGGTGGCAGCTACGGTTCGTCCGGCGGTAGCCACGGTTCGTCCGGTGGCTACACATCCTCTAGCCACGGATCTTCCGGTGGTGGACTTTTGAGCGGTTGGAGATCTCGTCGAGGCGGCTCCAGTGGCGGGTCGAGCGGAGGCTCCAGTGGGGGTTCGAGTGGCGGCGCCAGCTGGAGTTCCAGCGGTGGGTCAAGCGGAGGGTCTAGCGGTGGGTCTTCGGGTGGCTATTCCTCCGCCTCGGTTTCCTACGCTGGTAGTTCCGGAGGTTCTTCGGGAGGACGCGTCGGACCGATCCGACGATTGTTCGCTCACATCGGATCCAAACGGAGTTCGCAGGGCAGCAGCGGTGGTTCGAGCGGCGGTAGCAGTGGCGGTTCGAGCGGTGGCTATGCCGTTAGCTACGGTAGCCATGGATCCTCCGGGGGAAGTTCCGGGGGAGGACACGTTCATTATGCCCGCTACTCGATGAGCTCGGGTGGTTCGTCAGGCGGTTCGTCTGGAGGCTCCTCCGGTGGTGTTTACAGCACCTACTCGAGTCCGGTTATCCACTCGCATTCGCACGGGGTGGACGTGGGTTATGAATCGCCGATGGTTGAATCCTCTTACGAAACGTACTCCACTCCGATTGAAGGCACCATCATCGATGGTGGCTTTGATTCGGGCACCGTTATCGACAGCGTTCCTGTGGAAGGTGCACCTTTGGGCGCCGAAACGATCAACGATTCCACACGTTATGAGTCGGCCAAGCCAAAATTGGATGACGATTCGGCGATGTTGACGGTTGCCGTTCCTAGCGACGCGAAGGTCACTGTTAACGGTCACGCCACGACGAGCGAAGGAAATCTTCGCCAGTTCATGTCTCGCGGATTGAAGGATGGTTACGTTTACACCTACGTTGTGAATGTGGACTACACGATCGATGGCGAGAAGCAATCGGATTCCAAGGAAGTGAAGCTTCGTTTGGGAGATGTCGAGCAATTGGTATTCGATGTGACCGACAAGAAGAGCGACTCGGAGTCCACCGAGAAGTCCGACGCGATCGTTACCGTTGTGAAATTGCATGTCCCCGCTGACGCGCAGGTCACATTGGCTGGTAACGATACCGATGGTAAGGGTTCGGTTCGTACTTTCCGCACAAACCAATTGAAGGTTGGCGAGCAATGGGCCGGTTACACCGTCCGTGTCACCTCCACCGTCAACGGCGAAGCGGTTAGCAAAGAGCAAACGGTCGACGTGATTGCCGGTGGCACCACCGAGCTCGTCTTCGACTTCAAGGATTCGTCGCTCGCTCAACGCTAG
- a CDS encoding HAD family hydrolase, which translates to MNIEFVYFDLGNVLVSFDPKIAVDNVANRFGVDAVHAAQAIYGSGLQDRFEHGHVTGEEYAAAVRDSLAASEAAMPTLALLEAISDMFTPIESMRETIDRVHQAGTRYGLLSNTCHAHWDWIGRQPWLISSVVWPVCVLSCEVSSMKPDFAIYQAAERLANVPPEAILFLDDKAENVAAAIERGWNAVQCLGGDQADAALRKYRVIS; encoded by the coding sequence ATGAATATTGAATTTGTTTATTTCGATCTCGGAAACGTCCTGGTTTCGTTTGACCCGAAGATTGCGGTCGACAATGTGGCGAATCGTTTCGGCGTCGATGCAGTGCATGCCGCGCAAGCGATTTACGGGAGCGGATTGCAAGACCGGTTCGAACATGGACACGTGACGGGCGAAGAATATGCCGCGGCGGTGCGTGACTCGCTTGCGGCGAGTGAGGCTGCGATGCCAACGCTCGCATTGTTAGAGGCGATCAGCGACATGTTCACTCCGATCGAATCGATGCGGGAGACGATTGACCGAGTGCACCAAGCGGGCACTCGTTATGGGTTGCTCTCGAATACCTGCCATGCCCATTGGGATTGGATTGGGCGGCAACCGTGGCTGATCTCCTCGGTGGTTTGGCCGGTGTGTGTGTTGAGTTGTGAGGTCAGCTCGATGAAGCCCGATTTTGCCATTTATCAGGCTGCCGAACGATTGGCCAACGTGCCGCCTGAAGCGATCCTTTTTCTCGACGATAAAGCCGAGAATGTCGCGGCGGCGATCGAGCGAGGATGGAATGCGGTCCAGTGTTTAGGCGGCGACCAGGCCGACGCGGCACTCAGAAAATACAGGGTGATTTCGTGA
- a CDS encoding cysteine hydrolase family protein: MSRALLVIDVQQEYFSGALPVTYPVGHLDQILRVMDEAKQAGVPTAVIRHHQADPESPIFRLNSEAWQLHPEVEKRHRDVLIDKQLPGSFTNTNLAEWLKKVDADTVAIAGYMTQMCCDTTARQAFHRGYKVEFLRDATGTLDVANEAGSVTAQQLQDSILVSQQMFISEVIATDAWLERLR; the protein is encoded by the coding sequence ATGAGCCGTGCCTTATTGGTGATTGACGTTCAGCAAGAATATTTCAGTGGCGCCTTGCCGGTGACCTATCCGGTCGGTCATCTCGATCAAATCTTGCGGGTGATGGACGAAGCGAAACAGGCGGGCGTCCCGACTGCGGTGATCCGCCATCACCAAGCCGATCCTGAATCACCGATCTTTCGGCTTAACTCCGAGGCATGGCAATTGCATCCCGAAGTCGAAAAACGACATCGCGATGTTTTGATCGACAAACAATTGCCCGGTTCCTTCACCAACACGAATTTGGCTGAATGGCTAAAAAAAGTTGATGCCGACACGGTGGCGATCGCTGGTTACATGACACAAATGTGTTGTGATACGACGGCTCGTCAAGCGTTTCATCGCGGATACAAAGTCGAGTTTCTGCGCGATGCGACTGGCACGTTGGACGTTGCAAATGAAGCGGGATCGGTGACCGCCCAACAGCTGCAAGATTCGATTCTGGTCTCGCAACAGATGTTCATTAGCGAAGTGATCGCGACCGATGCATGGCTCGAGCGACTGCGGTAA
- a CDS encoding protein-L-isoaspartate(D-aspartate) O-methyltransferase: MSSRFHVADRIPFLFLFGSFLLAFLIRSEETAAEDLYTILRERLVEDRIATAGVKDSRVLDAIRNTPRHEFVPRSLRDRAYLDMALPIGESQTISSPFTVASMTEAIEPQSTDKVLEIGTGSGYQAAVLSPLVERVYSIEIVDELGRQAAQTLARLGYENVHTRVGDGFLGWPDAAPFDKIIVTCSPESVPLPLIEQLREGGLIIIPVGQRYQQTLYRMQKVDGKLVRQALHPTLFVPMTGAAEEGRKELPDPANPVVVNGAFEILPSQSQATTEDFVPGWYYGRQVTQVTPSAASQSAGANEASSREAAPEGKTFVRFENETPGLSSHLLQGIAIDGREVSMIRLSGRVQVEGVKIGPNTDSLPMIAVSLYDDQRRDLGAFWLGPFRGTRSWRDVSRLVRIPPQTRELILRIGLFGGTGKAEFDAIAIQKVD; this comes from the coding sequence ATGAGTTCTCGTTTTCACGTTGCGGATCGCATCCCCTTCCTTTTTCTCTTTGGGAGCTTCCTGTTGGCTTTTTTGATTCGTAGCGAAGAAACCGCCGCCGAGGATCTGTATACCATTCTCCGCGAACGTTTAGTCGAAGACCGGATCGCCACGGCGGGGGTCAAGGACTCTCGCGTGCTCGATGCCATTCGAAATACCCCGCGGCATGAGTTCGTCCCCCGGAGCCTGCGCGATCGAGCGTACTTGGACATGGCGTTGCCGATCGGAGAGTCGCAAACGATTAGCAGCCCCTTTACCGTAGCCTCGATGACCGAAGCGATCGAACCACAGTCGACCGATAAAGTGCTCGAAATTGGCACCGGCAGCGGGTACCAGGCCGCCGTGCTGAGCCCCTTGGTGGAGCGGGTCTATTCCATCGAAATCGTTGATGAGTTGGGACGACAAGCCGCCCAAACGCTGGCGCGACTCGGCTATGAGAACGTTCACACACGCGTTGGCGACGGCTTCCTTGGCTGGCCCGATGCGGCGCCGTTCGACAAAATTATCGTCACCTGTAGCCCCGAATCAGTGCCGCTGCCGCTCATCGAGCAACTGCGAGAGGGGGGACTAATCATCATTCCCGTCGGTCAGCGTTATCAGCAGACTTTGTATCGGATGCAAAAAGTCGATGGGAAATTGGTCCGGCAAGCGTTGCATCCGACGCTCTTTGTGCCGATGACGGGTGCAGCCGAAGAGGGACGCAAAGAATTGCCCGACCCCGCAAATCCGGTGGTCGTCAACGGCGCCTTCGAGATCCTGCCGAGCCAATCGCAAGCCACGACCGAGGATTTTGTTCCAGGATGGTACTACGGTCGCCAAGTCACTCAGGTCACTCCCTCTGCAGCGAGCCAAAGCGCCGGGGCTAACGAGGCGTCCAGCCGAGAAGCGGCCCCCGAAGGAAAGACCTTTGTACGATTCGAGAACGAAACGCCGGGGTTAAGTTCGCACCTATTGCAGGGCATCGCGATCGATGGTCGTGAAGTGTCGATGATTCGGTTGAGCGGACGAGTGCAAGTCGAGGGGGTCAAAATCGGGCCCAATACCGATTCGCTCCCGATGATTGCGGTCAGTTTGTATGACGACCAGCGTCGCGATCTCGGTGCCTTTTGGTTGGGGCCGTTCCGCGGCACCCGTTCTTGGCGTGATGTCAGCCGCTTAGTGCGAATTCCTCCTCAGACGCGGGAACTCATTTTGCGAATTGGGCTGTTTGGGGGGACCGGGAAGGCCGAATTCGACGCAATCGCGATTCAGAAAGTCGACTAG
- the ilvD gene encoding dihydroxy-acid dehydratase, whose amino-acid sequence MNAPLNKYSQKITQPKSQGASQAMLYATGLTSEDMNKPQIGIGSVWYEGNSCNMHLLDLAAEVKAGVTAAGMVGMRFNTVGVSDGISMGTDGMSYSLQSRDLIADSIETIMGAQWYDALIALPGCDKNMPGCLIAMGRLNRPAIMVYGGTIKPGHYKNENLDIVSAFQCYGQYLAGQINEEERSEIVRHSCPGAGACGGMYTANTMASAIEALGMSLPYSASIPAEDPDKKAECLHAGDAILKLLKMDLKPRDIMTRTAFENAMVTVMALGGSTNAVLHLIAMARAVDVPLTIDDFQSVSDRIPFLADLKPSGKFVQEDLHSIGGTPAVMKYLLKEGLLDGSCMTVTGKTLAENLEPLPDLKVGQTIVHSVKEPIKKSGHIRILRGSLSPEGAVAKITGKEGLQFSGPARVFDNEEAMLHALEEKKIQKGDVVVIRYEGPKGGPGMPEMLTPTSAIMGAGLGSDVAMLTDGRFSGGSHGFIVGHITPEAQVGGPIALVQDGDTITIDAETNRLDVDVDEAELGKRREAWTAPPLKATRGTLYKYIKNVKSASEGCVTDE is encoded by the coding sequence ATGAATGCACCGTTAAACAAGTACAGCCAAAAGATCACTCAACCCAAGAGCCAAGGGGCGTCCCAAGCGATGCTCTACGCAACCGGGTTGACTTCCGAAGACATGAACAAGCCGCAAATCGGCATCGGCAGCGTTTGGTACGAAGGCAACAGCTGCAACATGCACCTGTTGGATTTGGCCGCCGAGGTTAAAGCCGGGGTCACCGCTGCGGGAATGGTCGGGATGCGATTCAATACGGTTGGCGTCAGCGACGGCATTTCGATGGGCACCGACGGGATGAGCTACTCGTTGCAGAGCCGTGATTTGATCGCCGACTCGATCGAAACCATCATGGGCGCCCAGTGGTACGACGCTCTGATTGCATTGCCGGGGTGCGACAAGAACATGCCGGGATGTTTGATCGCGATGGGACGGCTGAACCGTCCTGCGATCATGGTCTACGGTGGCACGATCAAGCCGGGCCATTACAAGAACGAGAATCTTGATATCGTCAGCGCGTTTCAGTGCTACGGGCAATACTTGGCCGGACAAATCAACGAAGAAGAACGCAGCGAAATCGTTCGCCACAGCTGCCCGGGTGCCGGTGCCTGTGGCGGGATGTATACCGCCAACACGATGGCCTCGGCGATCGAAGCCCTCGGCATGTCGCTGCCTTACTCGGCAAGCATTCCCGCCGAAGATCCCGATAAAAAAGCAGAGTGTCTGCACGCGGGCGATGCCATCCTGAAACTGCTCAAGATGGACTTGAAACCGCGTGACATCATGACGCGCACCGCGTTCGAGAACGCGATGGTCACCGTGATGGCGCTCGGCGGCAGCACGAATGCGGTCTTGCATTTGATCGCAATGGCTCGCGCCGTCGACGTCCCGCTAACGATCGATGACTTCCAAAGCGTCAGCGACCGGATCCCGTTCCTCGCCGACTTGAAACCGAGCGGCAAGTTTGTCCAAGAGGACTTGCACTCCATCGGCGGCACCCCGGCCGTGATGAAGTACTTGCTCAAAGAGGGATTGTTGGACGGTTCGTGCATGACCGTCACCGGCAAGACGTTGGCCGAGAATCTGGAGCCGCTGCCCGATTTAAAAGTGGGTCAAACGATCGTGCATTCGGTCAAAGAACCGATCAAAAAGTCGGGCCACATCCGTATCTTGCGTGGCTCCCTATCGCCTGAGGGCGCCGTGGCCAAGATCACCGGCAAAGAAGGATTGCAGTTCAGCGGCCCCGCACGCGTCTTCGACAACGAAGAAGCCATGCTGCACGCGCTCGAGGAAAAGAAGATCCAAAAGGGGGACGTTGTCGTGATTCGCTACGAAGGTCCCAAGGGTGGTCCGGGTATGCCCGAAATGCTGACCCCGACCAGTGCCATCATGGGTGCTGGGCTCGGATCGGATGTCGCGATGTTGACCGACGGGCGTTTCAGCGGGGGCAGCCACGGCTTCATCGTGGGCCACATCACCCCGGAAGCTCAAGTCGGCGGCCCGATCGCGCTCGTTCAAGATGGTGACACGATCACGATCGATGCCGAAACCAACCGGCTCGACGTCGATGTCGACGAAGCCGAACTTGGCAAGCGGCGTGAAGCGTGGACGGCACCGCCGTTGAAAGCGACGCGTGGCACGCTTTACAAGTACATCAAGAACGTCAAGAGCGCCAGCGAAGGTTGCGTCACCGACGAGTGA
- a CDS encoding urea ABC transporter substrate-binding protein codes for MKPPHWRWLFLATIVLSIAAVLLGRSINSQASRRPIRVGILHSQTGTMAISESPVRDATLMAIEEINASGGILGRPIEVVSADGQSKEAIFASQAEWLIVDEQVSVVFGCWTSASRKAVRPIFERHQHLLFYPVQYEGLEQSPNIVYTGTTPNQQILPAVKWCFDNLGARSFFLVGSDYVFPRTVNTILRTQISALQGEVVGEEYMLLDSEQADAIVAKIVATKPDFILNTLNGHSNHAFFSSLRAAGIAASDIPTMSFSIAEVELLNMRYDQTQGDYAAWTYFQSIASERNTAFVKRFQDRFGSDRVTDDPIEAGYFGVYLWKQAVEDAGTDKPSAVRTKVGNQSFPAPQGIVSIDPETHHTWKTLRIGRIRGDGQFDIVWTSDYPVRPVTFPIYQSREQWEQFLEDMYRDWGQSWSKPADSERDKP; via the coding sequence ATGAAACCGCCCCATTGGCGGTGGCTCTTTCTCGCCACCATCGTGCTCTCCATCGCGGCAGTTCTCCTCGGTCGGTCGATCAATTCCCAAGCGAGCCGCCGACCGATTCGAGTCGGAATCCTGCACTCACAAACCGGTACGATGGCGATCAGCGAATCGCCCGTGCGTGACGCCACGCTGATGGCGATTGAAGAAATCAACGCCAGCGGTGGTATTCTTGGCAGACCCATCGAAGTGGTCAGCGCCGATGGCCAATCCAAGGAGGCCATTTTTGCGAGTCAGGCCGAGTGGTTGATCGTGGATGAACAGGTCAGCGTGGTCTTTGGCTGCTGGACCTCGGCGAGCCGGAAAGCCGTTCGCCCCATTTTTGAACGACACCAGCATCTCTTGTTCTATCCCGTTCAATACGAAGGACTGGAGCAATCACCGAACATTGTCTACACCGGCACGACTCCGAATCAACAAATCCTTCCCGCGGTGAAATGGTGTTTCGACAACCTTGGCGCGAGGTCGTTCTTTCTGGTCGGTTCCGACTATGTCTTTCCACGCACCGTCAACACCATCTTGCGAACTCAAATCAGCGCGTTGCAGGGCGAAGTTGTTGGCGAAGAATACATGTTGCTTGACAGCGAACAAGCCGATGCGATTGTTGCGAAAATTGTGGCGACAAAGCCCGATTTCATCCTCAACACCCTCAACGGACACAGCAATCACGCATTCTTTTCATCGTTGCGCGCTGCCGGTATCGCAGCCAGCGATATTCCCACGATGTCATTCAGTATTGCCGAAGTCGAATTGTTGAACATGCGTTACGATCAGACGCAAGGCGACTATGCCGCATGGACCTACTTTCAAAGTATCGCGAGCGAACGCAACACAGCGTTCGTCAAGCGTTTCCAGGACCGTTTTGGAAGTGACCGCGTCACCGATGACCCGATCGAAGCGGGTTACTTTGGTGTTTATCTGTGGAAGCAAGCCGTCGAAGATGCGGGCACCGACAAACCAAGCGCCGTGCGAACCAAGGTTGGCAATCAAAGCTTCCCCGCTCCGCAAGGCATCGTTTCGATCGATCCCGAGACGCATCACACCTGGAAAACACTCCGGATTGGACGCATCCGTGGGGATGGTCAATTCGACATCGTTTGGACCTCGGACTACCCGGTCCGCCCCGTCACGTTTCCGATCTACCAATCTCGCGAACAATGGGAACAGTTTCTTGAGGACATGTATCGGGATTGGGGGCAAAGTTGGTCCAAGCCGGCTGACTCGGAGCGCGACAAACCATGA
- a CDS encoding Ppx/GppA phosphatase family protein has product MAQLVPPPTISLHSTPPRPVAVIDIGATSIRMAIAEIHADGEVRTLDTLVQPVNLGREAFDVRRLSRASIEKAAGILKKYQRVLKEYGITGPQDLRVVATTAVREALNRLAFTDRVFIVTGLNVEPIDEAEVNRITYMGITPHLRSHPELADARSVVVEVGGGNTELLVIRSGNVLHSQSYRLGSLRLLQLLDDANVSASRRRILLESHIRRTLDLILEEVHSDAMIHLVAFGGDMRFAAHQLLDDWDGTSLAQLSTDRLIEFTNEVLKLDDDAIVKRFGASFIEAETLGPALLAYSMLAQAFNQSLVYVCDTNLRDGLLHDMAIGGEWTAEFRNQIVRSALTLGRRFDFDETHARNVAELARKLFEQLGAEHQLDQRHEVILHVAALLHEIGMMINVRSNHKHALYVIRHSGLFGLSKSELLQVGLVARYYRRAYPQPSHEGYGSLEREDRVVVAKLAAILRIAIALDDTRSGRIREIECVREARQLVIHVPGVDDVSLEQVAMRQNAGLFRDVFGMLVLLRAGK; this is encoded by the coding sequence ATGGCTCAGCTGGTTCCCCCCCCCACGATTTCGCTTCATTCCACACCTCCTCGCCCGGTGGCGGTCATCGATATCGGCGCGACCAGCATTCGAATGGCGATTGCGGAAATCCATGCCGATGGGGAGGTGCGCACCTTGGATACCTTGGTGCAGCCGGTCAACTTGGGGCGTGAAGCGTTTGATGTGCGGCGGTTGTCGCGGGCGAGCATCGAGAAGGCAGCGGGGATTCTGAAGAAATATCAGCGTGTCTTGAAAGAGTATGGCATCACCGGGCCCCAAGATTTACGCGTCGTCGCAACCACGGCGGTTCGCGAAGCGCTCAATCGTCTCGCCTTTACCGACCGTGTCTTTATCGTCACAGGGCTGAATGTCGAACCCATCGATGAAGCGGAGGTGAACCGGATTACCTACATGGGAATCACGCCTCATCTTCGTTCGCACCCGGAACTAGCGGACGCCCGTTCGGTGGTGGTCGAAGTGGGCGGTGGTAATACCGAATTGTTGGTCATCCGCAGTGGCAATGTGCTGCATAGCCAATCTTATCGGTTGGGCTCGCTAAGGCTATTGCAACTGCTCGATGACGCCAATGTTTCCGCATCGCGTCGCCGCATCTTGTTGGAAAGTCACATCCGACGGACCTTGGATTTGATCCTCGAAGAAGTGCACTCCGATGCGATGATTCACTTAGTGGCATTCGGAGGCGACATGCGTTTCGCCGCCCATCAATTGCTCGATGATTGGGACGGCACCTCGTTAGCCCAGTTGTCGACTGATCGGTTGATCGAATTTACCAACGAAGTGTTGAAGCTCGACGACGACGCTATCGTCAAACGCTTTGGCGCGAGTTTTATTGAAGCGGAAACACTCGGCCCTGCCCTGCTCGCTTATTCGATGCTCGCCCAAGCCTTCAATCAATCGCTGGTTTATGTTTGTGATACCAATTTGCGTGACGGCCTATTGCATGACATGGCGATTGGGGGGGAGTGGACTGCGGAGTTCCGTAACCAAATTGTTCGCTCCGCGCTCACCTTGGGACGCCGCTTTGATTTCGATGAAACCCATGCCCGGAATGTCGCCGAACTGGCTCGCAAACTGTTTGAACAATTGGGCGCCGAGCACCAATTGGATCAACGTCATGAAGTGATCTTGCATGTCGCGGCGCTACTGCATGAAATTGGCATGATGATCAATGTGCGCAGCAACCATAAGCATGCCTTGTACGTGATTCGCCACAGCGGTTTGTTCGGATTGTCCAAAAGCGAATTGCTGCAGGTCGGGTTGGTGGCACGTTACTATCGCCGCGCCTATCCGCAACCTTCGCACGAAGGCTACGGATCCCTGGAACGCGAAGATCGCGTCGTGGTGGCGAAGTTGGCGGCGATTCTGCGGATCGCGATCGCGTTGGACGATACTCGCAGCGGCCGCATTCGCGAGATCGAGTGTGTGCGTGAAGCCAGACAATTGGTGATTCACGTTCCCGGCGTCGACGATGTTTCGCTAGAACAAGTGGCGATGCGCCAAAATGCGGGACTGTTTCGCGATGTGTTCGGGATGCTCGTTCTGCTGCGAGCGGGGAAATAG
- a CDS encoding 3-keto-disaccharide hydrolase, with the protein MRGFYGFLFVFVIACPAATLQIQRGFADDFQLKSRSLFDGQTLAGWEGNAYWFRIEDDAIVAGRLDQPIPHNEFLCTTELFADFELRLEAKLIAASEESATSLNAGVQFRTKRIPHDSEVSGYQADMGKMGERLIWGGLYDESRRNRFLVEPPSDLTKDLVKENDWNEIRIRCQGPRIQIFVNGVQTVDYTETDDQIPRHGILGLQIHGGPAAEAHYRNLRIRNLISK; encoded by the coding sequence ATGAGAGGTTTTTACGGTTTTCTGTTCGTCTTCGTAATTGCGTGTCCCGCTGCGACGCTGCAAATTCAACGCGGGTTCGCGGACGATTTTCAACTCAAGTCGAGGTCGCTGTTCGATGGCCAGACGTTGGCCGGTTGGGAAGGCAATGCCTATTGGTTCCGAATCGAAGACGATGCGATCGTAGCCGGCCGGCTGGATCAGCCGATTCCGCACAACGAATTCCTCTGCACTACCGAATTATTCGCGGATTTCGAATTGAGGTTGGAGGCGAAATTGATCGCCGCGAGTGAAGAAAGTGCCACCTCGTTGAACGCCGGGGTGCAATTTCGCACCAAACGGATCCCCCACGATAGCGAAGTTTCTGGCTATCAGGCCGATATGGGCAAGATGGGGGAACGGTTGATTTGGGGCGGTTTGTACGACGAATCGCGGCGGAACCGGTTTTTGGTCGAGCCCCCGTCGGACCTTACCAAGGACCTTGTCAAAGAGAACGACTGGAACGAAATCCGTATTCGTTGCCAAGGACCGCGAATTCAAATTTTCGTTAACGGCGTGCAAACGGTCGATTACACCGAAACCGATGACCAAATCCCTCGCCATGGCATCCTCGGATTGCAAATTCACGGTGGTCCAGCGGCCGAAGCTCATTACCGAAACCTTCGTATTCGCAACCTAATCAGCAAGTAA